Within Alteromonas gilva, the genomic segment GAAGTACTGGCCAAAGCGATCCAGCAAGGCGGAACAACCCTCAAAGACTTTACCCAAACCGATGGCAACCCCGGCTATTTTAAGCAGTCGCTCAGTGTTTATGGCCGTGCAGGCGAACCCTGTATAGCGTGCGAAACGCCTATCGAAAGTCTGACCATCGGTCAGCGCAATACTTTTTATTGTCCTCAGTGCCAGCGCTAGTCTGCTCTCGTAACGGCTTAGCCTGAATGCAGTAATTTGTTGAGCGCCGCTTTGACGGCCGGGTGGCAAAACTGCCCTACGTCACCATGATGCAAGGCCACTTCCTTTACCAGCGTTGACGATATAAACGAGTTTTCTTCTGAGGGGGTCAGGAAGACGCTTTCCAGATCAGGGTTGAGGCGCCGGTTCATGTTGGCTAACTGAAATTCATATTCGAAGTCGGCGACTGCTCGCAGGCCACGAATGAGTATGGTGGCATCCTGCTTTTTAGCAAAATCTGCCAGCAAGCCGGAAAAGCCAATTACGGTAACATTATCGAGTTTACAGGTTACCTCGGTAATCAGGGCAACCCGCTCATCTAAGCTAAAGAGCGGTTGTTTGCTGGGGTTAGCTGCGATCCCTACAATGACTTCATCGAACATGCGCGACGCGCGTTCAATGAGATCAGCATGACCATTGGTAATAGGATCAAAGGTGCCCGGGTAAATTGCGCGTGTGTGCATAGTCAATGAGTATAATTTAAGTTAATCAAACAGTACCTACAATCGTGGCCGGTTGCAATTTTCTATGCCCAATAGCCGGTCAGCAGACGCTGCCAGTGACTATCGTCGAAAGCGTAGTTGCTATGTACCGCCTTTTCTTTGCGCAGTGAACGCTGCAACCGTGCCAGGTTAGCGGCTTTCCATTGTTGTCCGTTTTTGTACCCGCACTTATCAAAGTCAATCAGCCAAAACCTGTTGTTAGTATCAAGCATGATGTTGTGAATATTCAAATCGTGGTGATAAACACCGTGATCATGTAACTGGCGTATAAGCGCGCCCATACGCTGCCAGTCTGACGGAGCCAGCGCGTCCTGGCAGAGATGTTCATGGACTTCGCGGCTATTGGGGATCCGCTCCATCAAAATACTTGCTTCGTAAGTCATGCCATAACGACTCACCCGGCCAGCGATACCCCTGGGAACCGGCAGTCCGGCGCTGCGCAGGGTATTGAGTAATTGCAGTTCGCGGAAAGGGCGACAGTTGGCCAGGCCAGAATAAATAAAACGGCGCCTGGCAATGTGGCGCACCAGGCCGCCACGGCAATAATCGCGCAGCACCATGGGTGCCGGTGACGCTATTAATACCGCCTGGCCCCGGCCGCTGGCGGCGGTGGCATGCTGTTGTTGTTGCCAGTACGAGCTCTGAAGCCACTCAACAGGTGGCAGTTGAATACCGAGCGCGCGACAGACGCTTGGACAACGTAGCAGACTATGGCGGCCCGATTGAAAGGTCTCTATGGCTTGCAATGATATTTCTCGGCATTAAGACTTGTTTAATCCTGCTGATTGTAATCAAATTAGCGAGGTTTATCAGTGTAAGTTGGAAGATTCTTTGTCAGCGGTAACAAAACTCCCCCAAAATTCAAGAATATGTATTCTTCGCCTCTCTGCTATCGGTGATGTTTGCCATGCCGCGGCGTTGGTGAATCGTATTCGCACTACCCGTCCGGATATTCGCATTACCTGGATCATCGGTAAAATTGAATACCAGTTAATGAAAGGCCTGGAAGGCGTCGAGTTTATCATCTACGACAAAAAAACCGGCCGCCAGGGCATGAAAGCGATCCGCGAGCAGTTTAAGGCGGTGCGTTTTGATGCGCTGTTTATTATGCAAATTGCGTTGCGGGCTAATTTGCTGTCCCGCGCAATA encodes:
- the coaD gene encoding pantetheine-phosphate adenylyltransferase; this encodes MHTRAIYPGTFDPITNGHADLIERASRMFDEVIVGIAANPSKQPLFSLDERVALITEVTCKLDNVTVIGFSGLLADFAKKQDATILIRGLRAVADFEYEFQLANMNRRLNPDLESVFLTPSEENSFISSTLVKEVALHHGDVGQFCHPAVKAALNKLLHSG
- a CDS encoding 3-deoxy-D-manno-octulosonic acid kinase, giving the protein MQAIETFQSGRHSLLRCPSVCRALGIQLPPVEWLQSSYWQQQQHATAASGRGQAVLIASPAPMVLRDYCRGGLVRHIARRRFIYSGLANCRPFRELQLLNTLRSAGLPVPRGIAGRVSRYGMTYEASILMERIPNSREVHEHLCQDALAPSDWQRMGALIRQLHDHGVYHHDLNIHNIMLDTNNRFWLIDFDKCGYKNGQQWKAANLARLQRSLRKEKAVHSNYAFDDSHWQRLLTGYWA